A window of Haloarcula taiwanensis genomic DNA:
GGCATCCAAAGTGAGTGATGCTCCCAGATTCCAGTGCTGTCTCATGATCGAATTACTTGAACAGCACAGCAAGTCAGTTGGTTTCGCAGGGACCCGAGCCCCCCATGCAGCCATAGCTGCTGTACCTTTGCACCCCAAACTCTATATCTTGGGAGTGACCCACAGTGAGACGTAACGCAACGATCGATAATGACAGCCAAATTTACTACGTATGACTGACACAGGAAAGCGCCTTGTCGAAGAACTGGACGAGCAAGGCGTCGAGTACGTCTTCGGATATCCCGGTGGTCGCGCCATCGAGATTCTTGACCACGTCCCGGATGCCGATGTGGAGATGGTCCGGCCACGCGATGAGCGGGAAGCCAGCGTCATGGCCGAGATGCACGGACGACTCACCGGAGACCCCGGGGTCCTCGCGGGACAAGGTCCCTGGATCGGGAGCCTCGGCGCAATCGGCCAGATGGAAGGAAAACTGGCTTCGTCACCGATGGTCGTCATTACCGAGGCCAGCGAGCGGGGCGACTATTCGACGCTCGCGCCGTATCAGCAGGCTCGCGGTGACTACGGTGGGCTGGACCTCCCGTCAGCGCTCGATGCCTACACCAAGGAAAACTGGTTCCCGCGCTCACCGACAGAGACGGTACGAAGCCTCCAGCTCGCGTTCAAACACGCGACTGCCGGCCGGCCCGGGCCAACGGCAATAATCCTCGACGGCGACGCCTTCACCGAGGAAATGCCCGACGACCCGATTCCGCCGGTCTGGGACGGCCACGATCAGGTGCAAAACTGGGACTCGCGACCGGCCCACAAGGACGTCCAGACAGCGATAACAGCCCTGAGCGAAGCTGACCGCCCGGTCATCATTTCCGGCAACGGCGTTCACGCCGCCGACGCCTACGACCAGCTCGAAACTGTCGCAGAGGCGACTGATGCCGTCGTCACTACCTCCTATCTGGGCAAGTCGACGTTCCCCGAAACCCACGACCTGGCTGCGGGCGTTATCGGCTCCTTCGGGCACGAGGGCGCAAATCAGGTCGTCAGCGAGGCAGACGTCCTCCTCGTCGTGGGTTGTCGCATGAACCCGATGGACACGAACTGGCAGTCCCCGGAGTTCATCCGGCCTGACGAGCAAACTATTATTCACGCAGACATCGACACGCGCAACGCTGGCTGGGTCTACCCCGCAGATGTCGCACTCATCGGTGATGCGGCACACAGTCTCGACGACCTGGCGGCGAACCTTCCCGAGAGCGCTGGAAACGACTGGGCGCACGACCGTGCGGCCGCGGCGCAGGAGTCGTTTTACGCCCCCAGATGTGAGTCGGACGCGTCGCCGATCAAGCCACAGCGGGCGGTCAAGGAGATCGAGGCAGTGGTTGATTCGGAGACCATCGTGACCGCGGACTCGGGCAACAACCGATTCTGGTTGCTCAATTATCTTCAGACACCGGACACCGGGACCTACTACGGCAGCGGTGGCGTCGGCGCGATGGGATGGGCAACGCCGGCCGCGGTGTCCGCCGCCATCACAACGGGGAAAGATGTCAT
This region includes:
- a CDS encoding acetolactate synthase, encoding MTDTGKRLVEELDEQGVEYVFGYPGGRAIEILDHVPDADVEMVRPRDEREASVMAEMHGRLTGDPGVLAGQGPWIGSLGAIGQMEGKLASSPMVVITEASERGDYSTLAPYQQARGDYGGLDLPSALDAYTKENWFPRSPTETVRSLQLAFKHATAGRPGPTAIILDGDAFTEEMPDDPIPPVWDGHDQVQNWDSRPAHKDVQTAITALSEADRPVIISGNGVHAADAYDQLETVAEATDAVVTTSYLGKSTFPETHDLAAGVIGSFGHEGANQVVSEADVLLVVGCRMNPMDTNWQSPEFIRPDEQTIIHADIDTRNAGWVYPADVALIGDAAHSLDDLAANLPESAGNDWAHDRAAAAQESFYAPRCESDASPIKPQRAVKEIEAVVDSETIVTADSGNNRFWLLNYLQTPDTGTYYGSGGVGAMGWATPAAVSAAITTGKDVIAVAGDGGFTMTMTSVETAVENGVAPTFVVLNDTSLGMVRQMQHEAGDIAGVEFHDTDFVKAAEAFGADATRAVTPAELSAALEEGTSADVPFVIDVRIDRDEEMVESLQSSFYKEVGGLHE